The DNA window ataatttgtcTCGTAATTCACGATTTTGTACATTGTTATTTATGTGGACTGGTTAATAATAATctagaattaataaaaatgtattttaaatcatttaatGCTGGctcataatttatttcaattactTCAGTTAGatgtcttgtcatttatattatttattagttgatgcccgcgacttcgtcctcgtggatttaggtttttgaaaatctcgtggaaactcttattgtccgggataaaaagtagcctatgtcactctccaggtctttaactatacccatgcaaaaatcacgtcgatccgttgcgacgtgattgaaggacgaaccaacaaacaaatacactttcgcatttataatatagggtAGTGATTGAGATGTGACAAAGGATTAATGGGAGTaccaaaacaaaaaaacatttccaaaagtataggttaggtaggGTTTGAAATAGGCGAAATAAAACAGCAATTTTACaggaagtttatttatttattattacatgttTACGCTAAAGCGGCTTCCAAAGCTTGCGTTTTCTGTTTCCGTTTCTCGGCTTTCTTCTCTTCCTTGATTTTTTCGTCATGAAGACGTCTTTTCTTCCTGAGCAGCCATAtatcttttttccttttttcctgACCAGCTTTCATGCTCTTGTATAAATTCCTGTGCTTCTTTCGCACAAGTTTCTCTCGAAGTCTGAATGCCTGCTTGTCTTCAATTTGCTTTTGGTAAGGGTTTTCCTTGTGGGGCACACCTGGTTTGACTGCCATTGATTTTTTCTGAAATAAATTTAATAGTGTAAGAAAACATCACATACCTAAACAgcgaataatattttaaatcatGGATTGATTATGGAAGAAAACATAAGAAAACCCATAATTGAAATTGTAGACTAATTATAGTGGTAAGCCAAGAATAgtatatagtctgcgacaggttgagatgacaatgaggcagggggacgccatACACACCTGcatgtcacccacgctcgcccgcaccgggttagcgcgggggttgtgcgggtgtccggggcgttccctccccgattgccatctcaacctaataattgaattaaaaaagtgTATTAGTAGCACTATCATGTTTTTTGTTCTATATCCCTCTCTTATGTTCATGTTCTGTTTTGCTACCAAGTGTTAGTTAGTATAGTGTAATAGTATACTTGATAGATTGGAACAGCTAGTAGAAATAATCAACTTGCCAGTTACAATATGTTACCTTTTCCTTTGCTAGTTTCTTCTTTTCAGgatctatatcatcatcattgtcatcatcCTCAGAAGGCGAGTCTTGTTCTACTTCTTGCTGGTATTGCCTTGTTAGTGCTTGCTCAGCATCTTCTGGTTCACTCTGTTCCTCCTTATCCTCATCACTGGCTTCCTCAATGTCTTCATCtgatggatcatcatcatcatcatctgcaAAATTAggtcaaattaaattaaactatctaGATAGAATCATTATTTTTACACTAGAAACTGTGGCTACACCCAGCAttaatataaatcctctttattaCCTATCCCTTGGGAGTTTTGAAAAATCTGGCTTTATTCCttttatctacattataatggAAATATATGTGCCAATTTCAGTTTTCTATGTCCAAGGGTTTAGGCTGGGCGCTGGGCGggttttatgatttattttttactagatgatgcctgctactttgtctgcgtggatttagattttttgaaatcccgtgggaactcttccattttccgggataaaaagtagcctatgtccttccccgggatataagctaactctgtaccaaatttcgtcataatcggtttaacggttgggccgcgaaaggctagcagacagacagacacactttcgcatttataatattagtatggatattcaAATAAGATACTATAATTTACAgcacataaaaataagtaaatggtGCTAATTTGATTTCCTGCAAAGACATTTGTATTTGTAGAAGCTAGTGGAAAAAGAAGACATGTGCCGACTTCACATAGGTCTGTAAACTCATTGAATGATCAAATGGAAGTATTGGATTAAAAAGATTGCTTACTCAGTGGCTTAAAGTTGGGATCATTGAGTGCCTTTTGCTCAGGTGGCATGTAAACTTGATCTCTAATCTTATCAACAAATGGTGACAGGTGAGGTGGCAAGGTGGCTCCCATCAAGTATTTGTTGATCGGTAGCAACATCCTAGCGTTCACACTATCAAACACCCACTGTGGCTGGACATAGTAACGGGACAGGTACTGTTTATCCATACTTGGCCTGTCAACAATTTGGTAGGCAATCGACTCGTCTGATTCATCAAAAGTGGCACCAACAAAGTGGTCTCTGTCCCATGACACTTCACCTCCAAAACAACGAATAATGAAGACCAATGGTTCTCTAGGCACTTCTCTATTTATAAAGAACTTCAAGCCTTTGAACATTGTCTTTAGTTTCTTAACTTTTTCAGCTTCCAATTTAGCTTCTTCGAGTTTTTGTGGATCTTTGTCCTCTGTGTCGAAGATATCAATCTCGGGCAGTTCTTCTGCCTCATTAGACCCAGCTACTTTAGCTAGAGATAAGTTCATGGCAGCTATTCTCTCTGATACATATGCATGTTCATCAATAAGGTCTTTTTCTGTATCTGAATTGAATGCAGCTGTCAGTCTGGGTGGATATACCAGGTTCAGAGAATGATATAGCTTGAAGTTAACGAATCCCAGCATCATTATGTAAAACTCAACAAATGTAGACATGATTTTGAAGTCTACTTCATCTTTGCTTTGTGGCTGAAAGAAAATACCTTATGAAATGTTTgcaagatagatagatagagagacagaaaactttattgcacactaAACATGAAATAAACATGACCAAAACAAACCTAAAcatctaaaaacaaaaaattgtgtTGTGAGGAAGGAGTTTTTTacagtgagatctatag is part of the Maniola hyperantus chromosome 3, iAphHyp1.2, whole genome shotgun sequence genome and encodes:
- the LOC117996210 gene encoding pescadillo homolog; amino-acid sequence: MVSKKKKKYSTGEGAQFITRKAALKKLQLSLKDFRRICILKGIYPREPRNRKRAQKGAGGIKTLYHMKDIKFLLHEPIIWKLRELKAYQQKIRKARAQREYRKMRQYFRDYPEINIDHIVKERYPTFVDALRDLDDCLTLCFLFSTFPSLKKVPRDQSLLCRRLTVEFMHAVITAKALRKVFVSVKGYYYQCELEGQTITWIVPHHFSFQPQSKDEVDFKIMSTFVEFYIMMLGFVNFKLYHSLNLVYPPRLTAAFNSDTEKDLIDEHAYVSERIAAMNLSLAKVAGSNEAEELPEIDIFDTEDKDPQKLEEAKLEAEKVKKLKTMFKGLKFFINREVPREPLVFIIRCFGGEVSWDRDHFVGATFDESDESIAYQIVDRPSMDKQYLSRYYVQPQWVFDSVNARMLLPINKYLMGATLPPHLSPFVDKIRDQVYMPPEQKALNDPNFKPLNDDDDDPSDEDIEEASDEDKEEQSEPEDAEQALTRQYQQEVEQDSPSEDDDNDDDIDPEKKKLAKEKKKSMAVKPGVPHKENPYQKQIEDKQAFRLREKLVRKKHRNLYKSMKAGQEKRKKDIWLLRKKRRLHDEKIKEEKKAEKRKQKTQALEAALA